ACGAGGTAGACCACCCCGATCAGCCCGACGAACTTCAGCGTGTACTGGACGACGAACGCCATGTTGACCGCCCCGCCGCCCGAGAACGCCTTCTCCAGGATCTTCCTTATGAGGAAGAAGTTCCCGCACGCGATGGCGGCGCCGCACACCGCTCCGGGAAGGATCGAGACGTTCGCCGCTCCCGCCGCGACCGCGACCCCGA
The window above is part of the Deltaproteobacteria bacterium genome. Proteins encoded here:
- a CDS encoding ATP synthase subunit I, with the protein product MGRDAPDGLSLRSLTNRIFLSAGLILGGIGVAVAAGAANVSILPGAVCGAAIACGNFFLIRKILEKAFSGGGAVNMAFVVQYTLKFVGLIGVVYLVVRYGGFDLLGFLLGLSSLFLGVLLEALARSFEIKA